The Salarias fasciatus chromosome 12, fSalaFa1.1, whole genome shotgun sequence DNA segment TGAGAAGATTCACCTTTTCAgcaaaaagctttttaaatggTGGTCAAATCATTTCTGAAATTGAACTTTCTCGTTTGTAGTGCTACGTTAAATTCAACTGCTACATTGAAGGTGTTGGTGCAAATCTATTTGAGAACTCTACAGTTCTGCTTAATTTTGTATTTGCTTATGTAAAAAGGTGAACGACATCAGAAAACAGAATCAAAttcaagtgttttgttttcccctgaTGTGCCTAAACTGAAGTTGGTTTGAAGCCATGAACATTGTTTTCAACTCGTTACAGGAAATAAACCAGGATCACAGCCAATCTGGAGCCTGGTTGATTCCCAAAGTCTTTAATGGGTCACCGCACAAACCGAATCACACACACCGGCTGCCGGCCCTGCTCTACCCGGACTCCGACCCTCGGCCTCCACGTGGATCTGGAGGAGCCCGTGACGGCCTTCACCACGGGGATCCTGAGCACCTGGGTCATCCCGTCGTCTTACATCGTGGCCATCATGGTGGGCGTCCCCTCCAACGCCTACATCCTGGCTTTCCTCAGAGTGCGGCTCAGGGCCAAATCCGTGTCCACGGTGCTGCTTTACCTCAACCTGGCGCTGTCcgacctgctcctcctgctctcgcTGGCGCTGCGGATTCACTACCACTTCAACGGGAACCACTGGATATTTGGGGAGGTCTCCTGTCGCCTCATCACCGCTCTGTTTTACGGGAACGTGTACAGCTCGGCTCAGACCATTCGCGTGCATCAGCCTCAAACGCTACTCTGGCCGTGGCCAGGCCTTTCCTTACAAACGCCTGGCTAAGACCACGCTGGCGGTGTGGGCGTGCCTCGTCGTCTGGTTCCTTTATGCGGTCGCCATTACGCCAGAGCTGCTGGTGAGGCAGAGCTACCACATCACTGAGCTGGGATCACCACCTGCCACGACGTGCTTCCCATGGAGGAGAGATCCCATTCGGCCGTTGGTGCCGTACAGGCTGATGCTCATATGTCTGGGCTTCATATTGCCCTTTCCTGATTTGCCTGTACACCCACGTGGCGATAGTTTACCACTTGGGACGGAGTGCGTGCGACTGGAGGCCGTTCATCAAGGTCCAGCACGGTGGTTTTCATTATCTTTGTGGTGTGTTTCTTGCCAAGCGGCGTCCTGCATTTCACACACTACATCCGACTGTTTTCCAGCGGGGACGACAGACTCTATGGATATTATCGAGTAGcggtgtgtctctgctgcttccaCAGCTGTCTGGATCCCTTCCTGTGTTTGCTCCTGTCCAAGACGGCCGCCTCGGAGCTGCAATTCATCGCCTTCCGCGGGATCCCTCAGAGACTAGCCGTGATGGCATGAAGTGGACGTGTGCGCGGACAAACAAAGGCAGCTCCCGGAGCGAGCATTGTTGAGGCACAGCGGGGCGCCACGCGAAATAAAGATATGAAAGTCAAGACTGGAAACTGTGAAATTAAC contains these protein-coding regions:
- the LOC115398105 gene encoding LOW QUALITY PROTEIN: proteinase-activated receptor 3 (The sequence of the model RefSeq protein was modified relative to this genomic sequence to represent the inferred CDS: inserted 1 base in 1 codon; deleted 5 bases in 5 codons), which produces MRLKTDMIDLVPGLLICLMVVPSSQHDGKLIFKLMMKETWLIPKVFNGSPHKPNHTHRLPALLYPDSDPGLHVDLEEPVTAFTTGILSTWVIPSSYIVAIMVGVPSNAYILAFLRVRLRAKSVSTVLLYLNLALSDLLLLLSLALRIHYHFNGNHWIFGEVSCRLITALFYGNVYSSAQTIACISLKRYSGRGQAFPYKRLAKTTLAVWACLVVWFLYAVAITPELLVRQSYHITEXGITTCHDVLPMEERSHSPLVPYRLMLICLGFILPFLICLYTHVAIVYHLGRSACDWRPFIKVSTVVFIIFVVCFLPSGVLHFTHYIRLFSSGDDRLYGYYRVAVCLCCFHSCLDPFLCLLLSKTAASELQFIAFRGIPQRLAVMA